Part of the Sphingobacterium sp. LZ7M1 genome, ATGATTGATAACATACAAATACTGTGGATACCACATAAAGTAGGATGCTGTTAATGGCATATTTCGACCGCCATTCTAATACAACATCTTTATATATTAATGTTTTTACTTGTTCGAACAGATTCATGTAGCACAAAGATACAAATCAATCTGTTGAGCATTGTATGATTGCGCTAGAAATTAAGCGTTTTTAATTTCTGACTTTGCTTTATCAGCTGCATCTTCAGCTCTGTTTGCTAAATTATGGGCAGCATCAGATGCCTTTCCAGCCCATTCGTTTGCTTTTGATGAAGCTTTGTCCAAAGCATCACGGCCAGCATTCTTAGCACGGTCTTTTAAGTTCTCTAAATCTTCCTTAGCAGTTTTAGCTAATTTTTGAGCTCTCTTCGCTTCTTTTTTAGAAAGATCCTTGATCGATTTTGTTAAGCTCTTGATGCCATCATTAGCACGATCTAATTGTTTCTTTCCGTCTTCAGTTCCTAATAAGTAATATGCTGCAGTTCCTACTGCTAATCCTAGTAAGGCAAATGCCACTAATCCATTTCTATTTTTTTCCATGATTCTATTTTTTTATCCTATTTAGTCTAATATGTTCTGTTAATGATAAACAAGGTATAAGCCAAAATGTTTTTTGCTTCCCTAAATTAACAAAAATTAACTTTCAACTACGTGAAGGGACTGTAATGTATAGAGATGATGGTATAATCCGCTGCCTTTTTCCATTAATTCCTGGTGGGTTCCCATATCTGAAATGATGCCATCTTCGACAACAATAATCTTGTCAGCGTCTCGAATAGTGGACAGTCGGTGTGCTATAATTATGGATGTCCTGTTCTTCATCAGTTCTACCAATGCTTGCTGGACCATCCTTTCTGATTCTGAATCTAGGGAAGAGGTAGCCTCATCTAAGATTAAGATGGCTGGATCCTTCAATAGGGCACGGGCAATGGCAATTCTTTGTCTTTGCCCTCCGGATAATTTTACGCCGCGTTCACCTACAACGGTATCATAGCCCTCAGGGAAGTCCATGATAAATTGGTGCGCGTTTGCTCGTTTTGCAGCGGTAATGATATCCTCCGCTTCAGCATTCAGGTTTCCGTAGCTGATGTTCTCACGGATGGTACCTCCAAACAAAAGTACATCCTGTGGGACAATGGCAACTTGGTTCCTGATATCGGTCAGGGCCAGCTGATCTGCTGGAATACCATCATATTTTAAGGTACCACTGCTAGGCTGATAAAATTGTAGGATCAAGGATGCAATGGTCGATTTCCCAGTTCCACTAGGGCCGACAATTGCCAGTTTTTTACCCGCAGCAACATGAAAAGAGAGATCTTTTAATATGGTCAGGTCCGGTCGGGTCGGATAGGCAAAGGTCACGTGATCAAATTGGATGTCACCATGCAACTCCACCTTGATCTCTTTATCTTCTTCGCTGACCTGTATATCTTCCTTAGGCTCGTTCAAGATTTCCAACACACGTTCACTTGCCCCTAAAGAGCGTTGTAAGGTGGCATAAAGTTCTGGGAAACTACCCATTGAACCAGCAACAAACATGGAATATAATATATACGTCGTTAAATCTCCTACCGAAATTTCATGGATGGAAACTAAGGATGCACCGTACCAGATAACGATAATGACTGCCCCGAAGATGGCAAATATGATAAATGAGGCAAAAATACCGCGGTAAGTTGCGCCTTTTACAGCTAATGCCACCGATTGGTTCAGCTTTTCTGCATAACGCTTTGATTCAAAGAACTCGTTTACAAAAGCCTTGACATTGCTGATGCCCAATAATGTTTCTTGTACAACAGAATTGGATTCTGCCAGTTTATCTTGTGCTTCCCTAGAAAGGTTCCGGATGAATCTCCCGAAAATAATCGCCACGATAATGATCAACGGTAGGATACATAGGTTCATCAATGCCAACTTTGGCGAAACCCATATCAATAGAGCTACCCCAAAACATAGACTGATGGTCTGCCTGAGCATTTCTGCCAAGGTCGTGGTCATGGTGTCCTGGATCTGGGAAAGGTCGGATGATAGGCGACTGTTCAGTTCACCAACCCTGCGGTTAGCAAAAAAATCAATCGGTAAGGTAATCAATCGATGGTAGGTGTCCTTGCGGATATTGGCTAATGCTTTTTCGGCAATCTCCACAAACAAGCGGATCCGAAAAAAAGAAATTACGGACTGAAAGGATAAGATGATCAATGACAATCCACCAATGTACATCACGCTAGCCGGTAGCCACTCGTATTTCACCCTTCCCTGTGCGGCATCTATCATTGCTCCCAATAGCGCCGGAAACGTCAGCATGGTTAAGCTGGAAAGGATTAAAAAAACCATCCCAATCACAAATTTCCACTTAAAAGGCTTGATGTAGGAAAATATCCGTAGTGCTTTCTGGAAAATTTCTTTGTTCAGCTTCGGTTTGGGTAAATCCCCCGAATGGGTGTCTCCACTGTTCAATCTCGGTCTGGCCATGTACTAATTTCTTTCTCTTTTTGAGCAAAAGTACCAATATAAATAGGTCTTCTTATCACTATTCCGTCAATTTTTTGGGTTTATGCCTATTGTACTGATAAATCAGAAGGATTATTAAAGCTATGATGACGATAACTGCCAAATAAATCAGCACCCCGTTGCCCGTATCCGTACTTTCCATGGATTTCAGCTCTTCCCGTAGTTTGTCATTTTCATTCTGCAGTTTTGTGATGGTTTTCATGTATGCAGAAACCTGCATGTCATATTCACCGGCCAACCGTTGATAGCGTTCACTTTGCGCATCCTTTAAATCTAATAATTTCCGGGTTTCCAAAAAGATGTTATTGTCGTTCAATACCACCTGTCTCAGGATATCGATGGATTTCTGCATGTCCTTCTTGGTCTTGAACAGTCCGAACACCCCAGTTTTCTTCTCCAATGACTGGTCATATTCCCCAAATCGACGGCTCCTATCGTTCAATAATTGATTCACTCGTTCCCGTTGTGCCTCAAATGTTATGGAGTCTGCCTTGACTGCCGTACTATCTTGAGCGTGCAACAATTGAACAAAAAAGAGGGCAATCAGTAGCAGGAAGTTGTGTTTTTTCATGTTTGTATGGATGATCCTTGCTTTATTTTTTTTAATCATGGCTTCGTTAACAGCAATTTTACTGCCTTTTTTTGTATTGATGCTGTTTCTAGGTCTATTTATTGCCGACAATCAATAAAATCTCATTATTGTGAAAAAACATTAACCTGCTGTCGCACTTTGAGTTTTGTTATCGTATATCATAAATATAATCCAATTGTATAAACTTATGAAATCCACAACACTAACTGTTAAAAGATGCTTTTTGCTGATTTTGCCAGTCCTGCTATTTTCTCTTTTTTGGGGCTGTGACAAAATTGGCTCCGAGGGGACCTATATTGCCAAGATTCCCATCTATAAAACTTTGCGAGAAATCAGGGCAAGCAATATTAGTATCACTCAACCCCAACCAATGACTTCAACAGGAAAAATTTATCTATATAAGGATTATCTATTGGTCAATGAACCGAATAAAGGTATTCATATTTATGATAATAGCAATCCTGCAACTCCCAAACCCTTGGGTTTTCTGCCGATCCTTGGGAATTTTGATCTTGGGGTACAAAATAACCTGCTCTATGTCGATAATATTGTCGATCTGTTGACCTTTGATATCTCTAATATCAGCAAACCCGTTTTGCTTAATCGACAAAAGGATGTGTTTGCTGTCAAATATATAGTGGACAACAAACCGGTTAATGTTTTAAGGGATGACGACCCTGTGCCCGTGGCTTACCGGGACTCGTTGGTGAGTTTCGCTGATCATCGCGAATATAAACCTGATGGCCAGCGCTATTTGGACTATGAAAGTATAGGTAATAATTATTCCGGTTCAAATGGGAGTGGCACCAGTGGAAACACGGTTGGACAAGCAGGTTCTTTGGCTAGGTTTGCCATTGCCGAAAACTTCCTGTTTGCCATTTTTCAGGATAAAGTGAAAAACTTTGACCTTCAAAATGCCCGCGCACCAAAATTGATCAATGAAGTGAGCCTTGGTTTTGGAATCGAAACCTTGTTTCCCTACAAGAAATCTCTGTTTGTCGGTGCAAATAATGGTATGCATATCCTAGATATCTCTAATCCGACCAGCCCTAAGGAGCTTGCTAATTATTCCCATGCCTTTGCCTGTGACCCTGTCGTTGTCAACGATGATTTTGCTTTTGTGACTTTACGAACCGGTACGATATGTAATGGAAACGTCAATGCCTTGCAAGTTGTCAATATCCGTGACCTGAGTGCACCTCAACTGGTGAAGAGCTATAACCTGAAAAGCCCTCATGGATTGGCCCTGACCGGTGAGCATCTCTATGTATGTGAAGGTGAGTCCGGTTTGAAAAGCTTCAAGGTTACCGATGTCACGGCCATTGATAAGAACATCATGCAGAACTTGGAAAACCTGAAAAGCTTTGATGTCATTGCAGGACCAAAATCCTTGATAGTCTTGGGGCCTGAGGGTATCTGCCAATATGATTATACCAACAAAGCCAATTTGAAACAATTGAGCTGTATTTCCATTAACCTGAAAAAATAATTCTTTATGAAGCAGCGTTTCAAATTGTTTTTGGTCCTCATTTTAGGACTGAACGGTATCCAAGTGTTAAGAGCCCAAGAGAAAAAATACATGAACCATACCGAATTTGGGGTCATGGCCTATGATATGACATTCCAGGAAGCCGGCATTACCGCCCAAACCTTTAATGGATACCAATTGAATCCTGATTTAGCTATCGGAGGGACTGCAGGTTTCGAAAAATATGCTGTTGATGCCATCCATACTTTTTCCTCTGTCCCGATTTCCTTGGGAGCACGATACACCTTTTTGGATCCCGGTAAGGCAAGGATAATTTCCGGATTAGATGCTGGTTACGGCTTTATTTGGGAAAATGAACCTCGACAAAAGGGCGATATCTCAGGTGGAATACGGATAGCCCCAGAATTGGGCGTCAAATTGAAACTGTCCGAAGGAACTGGTTTTATATCATTCACTTTAGGCTACCAGTACCAAGCTATAAAAGCTAAATATACCCAGCAAAAGCCACCTATTTTTGAACCCTATGTGAATTACATCCAAGCTTATCCAATTGATGAGTATGCAGAAACCAAGAAAATGGATGCCCACAGGTTCTCCTTAAAGGTAGGATTTGGATTCTAAAACGTATTCACGATAAAAAAATAATCCTAATAACCATAACATGGGAAGGGTGGCAAAGTGATTTGCTACCCTTTGTTTTTTGTGCTTTCAAAGGGGCTATTTATTCGAGTTTTATTTAGACCTTATTCGAGGCATATTCGAGAAAACCCGGTTTGCGTTCGGAAAATTCGGAATGTGTCTCGAATGAGTCCCGAATGAGATATGGATAAATTTCAGTATTTCTTACATGTGAAATTAACACTTAACAATTTATCGGTTAGTCGATTGCGAACAGAAAAAAACGTGGAACATTTTGTCGACCAGACTCCATTTGAGGGTCTATTTCTTTTCCAGGAACTCAACAAGTATGGTTTCATCTTGGTATAGTCCTAACAACTGGCTTGCATGGCCTTTGTTGATGGCTATTTCCAAGAAGTTGCTGATTCCGAATAAGCATAGCTTCTCGCCTTCGGCAACCTCATTGTAGTGCCAAGAGAGGTTGCTGATCGTTTCGTTTCGCTTGAAGCGTAGGATAAAATCTCGGCCCTGTTGGACTTGGTTGAAGAGGTCCTTGCTGATATTGCTGATGACATTACCAAAGGAGTCGATGAAAGTGACATGGCCCTTGATGCTGTTCTGGTTGTAGATGGGTTGAAATGTGACTTTCTGTACCGCATTGTCGATAGGGAGGCCAATATCTTGGAGTTTACCGCCATCTGCGATGTGACAGGCAGCTTTGGTCAGGATATCAGCAAGCGGGAAATGCAGATAGCGTAGATCCTGCATGATATTGATCTCGACCATTTCAGTTGGTTTGTCTTCACCGATGATGATACTGAAGATACCGTTGTCTGCACCGACAAAGAACTGACCTTTGTAGGCCATGGCGAGGTAACGCGAGTCTTCTTGGAAGACGGTGTCGATACCGATTAAGTGTACGGTATTCTTTGGGAAGTACGGATAAGCGTTGTTGATAACGAATGCCGCATGTTGAATACTGAAAGAAGGGATATCGTGAGAAATGTCAACGAGCCTAACATTCGGCAACTGCGAAATGATACTGCCTTTGAGTGCAGCTTGATAAAAATCGCGATGACCTAAATCGGTGGTTAACGTAATTACTCCCATAGTGTTCAGCAAGCCTGAAGCTAAAAAAATTATATTGTTATTTTGTTAAGCGAATTACAAAAATAGAAAAAGTAAATCGATTGCTAAATCTATTATGAATTAATACTTGCAATTGCTTTTAATTCTGCTCAATTAGTTTGTATTTTTGATTCAAGAAAGTGTGAAAAGCGCATAATATTTTCGTTTTTTTGATATCTTTATTTGCACGCCAATCGGACAGGACGTGAAATATTCAGGAAATTAATTAGGAAACAATTTGAGCGAATTAGAAATCAATTTAGATGTTGTCAATTTGGTGACATTGTGGGGAGCTCAGAATGAAAATTTTGAGTTTATAAAGAAAGCTTTTCCGAAGTTACGTCTAGTAGCGCGAGGGAGTACCTTGAAGGTTTTAGGTGAAGAAGGGGAGCGGACAAGGTTTCAACAGGTATTTGATGATATTCTAGCTCATATCAACCAATTTCAGACGCTTTCCTTGTTGGAATTGGAAAGTTTGTTAGGATCTGTATCGAGTGTAAAACCCGTGATTGCAGAAAAGGAAGAAGGCGAACAGAAGGCTGCGGCTTTTAAAGGTGAACCAATCGTTTATGGTCCAAATGGTATCGTGGTACGTGCTCGGACGCCTAATCAAAGGCGTATGGTGGACAGTATCAATAAGAATGACATTCTTTTTGCCATTGGTCCAGCAGGTACCGGAAAAACCTATACAGCAGTTGCCCTTGCGGTACGAGCTTTAAGGAATAAAGAAATCAAACGTATTATCCTGACCAGGCCAGCGGTGGAAGCGGGTGAAAACCTAGGTTTCTTGCCAGGCGATCTAAAAGAGAAGGTTGATCCATATCTACGTCCACTATATGATGCATTGGATGATATGATTCCAGCGGAAAAATTGAAAGGATATCTGGAGAACAGAACCATTGAAGTAGCTCCATTGGCATTTATGCGCGGAAGGACCTTGGACAATTGCTTTGTTATCCTAGATGAGGCACAGAATGCCACAGATATGCAGCTCAAGATGTTCTTGACGCGGATGGGGCCAACTGCCAAATTTATCGTGACAGGGGACATGACTCAGGTGGATTTACCTAAAAAAACGCAATCGGGATTAGTCAATGCCGTGAAGATTTTGGATGGGATCGAAGGGATAGATATGATTTACCTGAGCGGTTCGGATGTCGTTCGCCATAAATTGGTGAAACGTATCTTGGAAGCTTACGGTGACATTTAAGATTAAATTAACGCGTTTCAGACGCACACACAATGAATAATACAATAAAAGAAACAAATTTTAACTTCAAGGGACAGACAGCATTTTATAGAGGAAAAGTAAGAGATGTGTACAGCATCGGGTCGGACTACCTGGTGATGGTGGCTTCAGACCGAATTTCTGCTTTTGATGTGGTATTGCCAAAGCCTATTCCTTTTAAAGGTCAGGTTTTGAACCAAATTGCATCCAAATTTCTGTCTGCCACAGCTGATATCCTTCCAAATTGGGTGGCATCCGTTCCAGACCCAAATGTTACAATAGGAAAGAAATGTGAACCTTTCAAGGTTGAAATGGTGATCCGTGGATATGTTTCAGGACATCTTTGGAGAACCTACCGCGATGGTGGAAGGGTGCTGTGTGGGGTGGAGCTTCCTGAAGGATTAAAAGAGAACGATAAATTACCTACTCCAATCATTACCCCATCGACAAAAGCAGATGTGGGCCATGATGAGGATATTTCCAGAGCGGATATTATTGCTAGAGGCATTGTGTCAGAAGAGGATTATTCGCAATTGGAGAAGTATGCCCATGCTTTATATCAGCGGGGAACTGAGATTGCTGCCGAACGAGGCTTGATCTTGGTGGATACCAAATATGAGTTTGGGAAGAAAGATGGACAGATCTATTTGATCGACGAAATCCATACGCCTGATTCTTCCCGTTATTTTTATGCAGAAGGCTATGAGGAGCGTCAGGAAAAGGCGGAACCGCAGAAACAGCTCTCGAAAGAATTTGTGAGGCAATGGTTGATCGAAAATGGATTCCAAGGAAAAGAAGGACAAAAAGTACCTGAAATGACCGAAGAAATTGTTAAATCCATTTCTGAGCGCTATATTGAGCTTTACGAACACATTACAGGGGAGAAGTTTCATTATCCGGAAGAAGGCCATGTCCTGGAGCGGGTAGAAAAGAATGTAGCGAAAGCCTTGGAAGAACTGATTTAAGGATAAACACAACTAATTATTTATAGACAGATGAAATTTACGGTAGACAAATACGATCGATATGTTGTAATAGAGCCTCTTCAAGAGAGGTTGGACGGAGAAACTGCCGCAAGTTTAAAAGGCGAGTTTATGTTGCGCAATACAGGTGGGCAACGCAATATTGTATTGGACATGAACAATGTGAAATCCACTGATGAGACAGGGATTCGCACAGGTCTATTGGCTCGTCGTCTATGTAAATCACTAGGGGGGCTATTTATCTTGACAAATCTAAATGAGGAGATCTTGACTTACATCAAATCTTTGGGATTGGATAAATATCTGATCATTACCAAGAACATTGAGAAAGCCAAGGACCTGATCTTTGGGAATGAAATCCGATTAGATTTAAAAGAAGAGCAAGAGTAATATGTTACGATTTGAGGTATTAATATTAGGAAACAGTTCGGCGACACCCATGTTCGAGCGTCATCCTACATCTCAAGTAGTAAATTATAATGAGCAATTGTTCTTGATTGACTGTGGAGAGGGCACCCAGATGCAACTCTCTAAGTATGGGATCAAGAGCAATCGCATCGATCACATCTTTATTAGCCATCTGCATGGTGATCATTACCTAGGACTTGTTGGCCTGGTATCATCCATGCACCTGGTTGGTAGGAAGGCTGATCTCCATATCTACGGTCCTGCCCCGTTGCAGGAAATCCTAGAGTTACATTTTAAATATTCTGAAACGGTAATCCGTTATAATATCATCTTCCATCAGACCAATCCGGATCAAGAGGAGGTAATATTTGAGTCGAGGATGTTGACGGTCAGGTCCTTTCCATTGATCCACCGAATATCCTGCACGGGATTTCGATTTGATGAAGGCAAACGGGCAGCAGCCTTACGGGCGGATAAAGTGGAGGAGTTAAAGATACCCAAAGTATATTTTGCAGCGCTGAAAAAAGGGATCGATTATGTCGATCCACAGGGAAAGGTCTATGCCGCAAATGAATTGACCTTGCCGCCTCCAGAATCTAGGAGCTATGCCTATTGCTCGGATACCGTAAGGCATCCGATTTACCTGCGTTCAATAGAAGGAGCTGATCTATTGTACCATGAGAGCACCTTTTTGCATGAAATGGTAGACCGTGCCAAAGAGACCTTCCATACTACTTCCTTGGAAGCAGCAGAAATTGCAAAGGAAGCACATGTAAAGAAGCTTTTACTTGGCCATTATTCAGCGAGATACAGGACTTTGCAGCCATTATTGGAGGAAGCGCAGCAGGTTTTTCCAAATACCGAACTGTCAGTGGAAGGGAAATGGTTTTTAGTTTAGTGATTTTGTTTATTTTTGGCCATATTTACAGCTCGAAAAAATTTAGACTACTACAATGTCATTCAACTTAACCGCACTTCTTCGAGATAACATCAAGAACCTTGTGCCCTATTCTTCGGCGCGAGATGAATTTAAGGGAGAAGCATCTGTTTTTTTAGATGCCAATGAGAACTCTTTTGGCTCTCCACTTCCACATGATTACAACCGTTATCCGGATCCCCTGCAACATCAACTTAAGGGTAAGCTATCCAAGATCAAGGGTGTGCCTGCGGAAAATATTTTCTTGGGCAACGGTTCTGATGAGGCCATTGATATTTTATACCGAGCATTCTGTACCCCTAAAATAGATAATGTGATCTTGGTCCCTCCAACCTATGGGATGTATGAGGTTTCCGCCAATATCAATGATGTTGAAACACGGAAAGTCAATTTGACCAAGGATTTTCAGCTTGACCTTGACGGGATTGCTGAAGCAATCGATATGCATACCAAGATGATCTTTGTGTGCTCGCCAAACAATCCTACCGGAAACAGCATCGATCCATTGGATATAGAAACACTTTTAGTGAACTTCTCTGGTTTAGTAGTCGTGGACGAGGCCTATATCAATTATTCAAAGCAGAAGTCCTTTACCCATTCTTTGCCTGAGTTTCCTAATCTGGTCATCCTGCAGACCCTTTCAAAGGCCTGGGGCTTGGCCGCTTTACGCTTAGGCTTAGCATTTGCAAGTAAGGAAATCATTGAGGTTTTCAACAAGATCAAACCGCCTTACAATATCAACCAAGCTACTCAAGACTTAGTATTGGAGGCTTTAGAGAATGTTGAGGTAGTCAACAAATGGATTAAGACGACTGTTGCCGAAAGGGAAGAACTGTCCAAGAAATTGGAGGCTTTTCAACAGGTTGAGCATATTACACCTTCAGATGCCAACTTTATCTTGGTAAAGCTGGAGCGACCAAAAGAATTATATGGGCACTTGGTGGGACGTGGCATTATCGTTCGCGACCGATCCAAAGTAGCCTTATGTGAAGGTTGTCTGCGCATTACCATTGGAACAAAACTTGAAAACGAAAAATTATTAGAAGAGATCCAACAATTTTATAAATAAGTAAGCATGGCAGATCAATTAAAAAGAATACTGTTTATCGATAGAGATGGAACTTTAATTTTAGAGCCTGAGGATGAGCAGATTGATTCCTTTGCAAAGTTGAAGTTTTATCCAGGGGCTTTGCAGTACTTGCCTAAAATTGCAAAAGAACTTGATTTTGAGTTGGTGTTGGTAAGTAATCAGGATGGTTTGGGAACTTCCTCGCACCCTGAAGAGAACTTTTGGCCGGTCCATCAATTTGTTGTGGATACCTTTTCAGGTGAAGGAGTGACTTTTGTTAAAGAACATATTGACAAAACATTTCCACATGAGAATGCGGAGACCCGTAAGCCAGGAATTGGAATGTTAAAGGAATATTTTGACGAAGCGAAATACGACTTGGCGAATTCTTTCGTCATCGGAGACCGCGTCAATGATGTGAAATTAGCACAAAACCTTGCCGCTAAGGCTATTTGGTTAAGGAATAACGACGAATTGGGCATGCATGAGAATGTTGCCATTTCGGAGGATTGCATTGCATTGGAAACCAGCGAATGGAAAGCTATCTATGAGTTCTTGAAATTGGGAAGCCGTACCGGTGAGCACCATCGTAAGACCAATGAAACGGATATCTATATTAAATTGAACTTGGACGGAAGTGGGAAATCCGATATTGAAACGGGCCTTCCATTTTTCGATCATATGTTGGATCAATTAGCGCGTCATGGTGCATTGGATCTAACGATCAAAGCTAAAGGTGATTTACATATCGATGAGCACCATACCATCGAAGATACAGGAATTGCCTTGGGTGAAATCTTTTTGGACGTGTTGGGGAATAAGCGCGGAATTGAACGTTATGCCTATACTCTTCCAATGGATGATTGCTTAGCACAAGTAGCTATCGATTTTGGAGGAAGGAATTGGATTGTTTGGGATGCAGAATTCAAACGCGAGAAAATTGGAGATATGCCAACCGAGATGTTTTTCCATTTCTTCAAGTCCTTTTCAGATGCGTCAAAATCGAACCTGAACATTCAGGCGACTGGCGACAATGAGCACCATAAAATAGAGGCCATCTTCAAGGCTTTTGCGAAAACCATTAAAAAAGCGGTACGAAGAGATGTTGATAATATGCAACTTCCAAGTACAAAAGGTCTTCTTTAAAAACGAAATGGGATTTAAGGGGTTATATATAAAGGAATTATGATTGGGATAGTAAACTATGGAGCTGGGAATATATTTTCC contains:
- the hisB gene encoding bifunctional histidinol-phosphatase/imidazoleglycerol-phosphate dehydratase HisB; its protein translation is MADQLKRILFIDRDGTLILEPEDEQIDSFAKLKFYPGALQYLPKIAKELDFELVLVSNQDGLGTSSHPEENFWPVHQFVVDTFSGEGVTFVKEHIDKTFPHENAETRKPGIGMLKEYFDEAKYDLANSFVIGDRVNDVKLAQNLAAKAIWLRNNDELGMHENVAISEDCIALETSEWKAIYEFLKLGSRTGEHHRKTNETDIYIKLNLDGSGKSDIETGLPFFDHMLDQLARHGALDLTIKAKGDLHIDEHHTIEDTGIALGEIFLDVLGNKRGIERYAYTLPMDDCLAQVAIDFGGRNWIVWDAEFKREKIGDMPTEMFFHFFKSFSDASKSNLNIQATGDNEHHKIEAIFKAFAKTIKKAVRRDVDNMQLPSTKGLL